One Sodalis praecaptivus DNA segment encodes these proteins:
- a CDS encoding GAF domain-containing protein, translating to MHQASEKNPFPAVEIMANDILTTTQAAQLLGISVRTAQLFIEGGALASWKTPGGHRRVHRADVLAFMAKKNDRAAKLSSARVILLASPARRPLLEGLLSTVGEGAVDTVDDVYATAFAIGHRLPAVVVVDLADARAERLSLLSHLAAHPALGQTRLMAVNDADADATATDANRAPPSVQVTSAEQLPLVIRDALSDITPPIERMALPVSFPLAANESQRLEALDRSGLVDTAPEAAFDRLTWLASQNLRMPVALMTLLTPTRQWFKSRQGLKLTQTPRSWAFCNHTVLQKEVFAVNDLSRETLFADNPAVANPPNFRFYAGAPIVDPDGFALGSLCVIDYQPRALDAQQAQTLLALAELASDEVRLRAVNRQWRWACDRLERQA from the coding sequence ATGCATCAAGCTTCAGAGAAGAATCCGTTTCCGGCAGTAGAAATTATGGCTAACGATATCCTGACCACGACCCAGGCCGCGCAGTTGCTTGGTATTTCGGTGCGTACCGCTCAACTGTTCATCGAAGGCGGGGCCTTGGCCTCGTGGAAAACCCCCGGGGGGCATCGCCGCGTCCACCGCGCCGATGTGCTGGCCTTTATGGCGAAGAAGAACGATCGGGCAGCGAAGCTTTCATCGGCACGGGTCATCCTGCTCGCCTCGCCGGCGCGCCGCCCGCTGCTTGAAGGGCTGCTGTCCACGGTCGGCGAAGGCGCCGTTGACACCGTTGACGACGTTTACGCGACCGCTTTCGCTATCGGCCATCGGCTGCCGGCGGTGGTGGTGGTCGATCTGGCGGACGCGCGCGCGGAGCGACTTTCTCTGCTGTCACATCTGGCGGCCCATCCCGCTCTGGGACAGACGCGGCTAATGGCCGTGAACGACGCCGACGCCGACGCCACGGCAACGGACGCCAATCGCGCCCCGCCATCGGTCCAGGTAACCTCCGCCGAGCAGCTCCCTCTGGTCATTCGCGATGCCTTAAGCGATATCACGCCCCCGATTGAACGCATGGCATTGCCGGTGTCCTTCCCCCTGGCCGCTAATGAAAGCCAACGGCTGGAAGCGTTGGACCGCTCCGGTTTGGTGGACACCGCCCCCGAGGCAGCTTTTGACCGGTTAACCTGGCTTGCCAGCCAGAATTTGCGCATGCCTGTCGCGCTGATGACGCTACTGACCCCCACACGCCAGTGGTTTAAGTCACGACAGGGGCTGAAACTGACGCAAACGCCGCGCAGTTGGGCTTTTTGCAATCACACCGTCTTGCAAAAAGAGGTGTTCGCCGTCAACGACCTGTCGCGCGAGACGCTTTTTGCCGACAATCCGGCGGTGGCGAACCCGCCTAACTTTCGCTTCTATGCGGGCGCGCCGATAGTCGATCCCGATGGCTTTGCGTTGGGGTCATTATGCGTTATTGATTATCAACCCCGCGCGCTGGACGCCCAGCAGGCGCAAACGCTGCTCGCGCTGGCGGAGCTGGCTTCCGATGAGGTTAGGCTGCGCGCCGTCAATCGCCAATGGCGCTGGGCCTGTGATAGGCTCGAACGCCAGGCTTAA
- a CDS encoding ABC transporter permease, with translation MQLYWVALKSIWRKEINRFARIWIQTLVPPVITMTLYFIIFGNLIGSQIGAMHGFTYMQFIVPGLIMMAVITNAYTNVASSFFSAKFQRNIEELLVAPVPTHVIIAGYVGGGVARAICVGILVTAVSLFFVPLQVHAWWMVVVTLLLTAVLFSLAGLLNAVFAKSFDDISIIPTFVLTPLTYLGGVFYSLSLLPPFWQVVSQLNPVVYMISGFRYGFLGISDVPLTLTLAVLVAFIVVFYLLCWTLIQRGRGLRT, from the coding sequence ATGCAGCTGTATTGGGTGGCTTTAAAAAGCATTTGGCGTAAAGAGATCAACCGTTTCGCCCGGATTTGGATACAAACCCTGGTGCCGCCGGTGATTACCATGACGCTGTACTTTATCATTTTCGGCAATCTTATCGGATCGCAAATCGGCGCTATGCACGGTTTCACGTACATGCAATTTATCGTGCCGGGCCTGATTATGATGGCGGTGATTACCAACGCTTACACCAACGTCGCGTCGTCGTTCTTTAGCGCCAAATTCCAGCGCAATATCGAAGAGTTGCTGGTGGCGCCGGTCCCCACCCATGTGATTATCGCGGGCTATGTCGGCGGCGGGGTGGCGCGCGCGATTTGCGTCGGTATTTTGGTCACCGCGGTGTCGCTGTTCTTCGTGCCGCTACAGGTCCATGCCTGGTGGATGGTGGTCGTAACGCTTTTGTTGACCGCGGTGCTGTTTTCGCTGGCGGGATTGCTCAATGCCGTGTTCGCCAAAAGTTTCGACGACATTAGTATCATCCCCACCTTCGTCCTCACGCCGCTGACCTATCTGGGCGGAGTGTTCTACTCGCTGTCGCTGCTGCCGCCGTTTTGGCAAGTGGTGTCGCAGCTGAACCCGGTGGTCTATATGATTAGCGGCTTCCGTTACGGCTTTTTGGGCATCAGCGACGTGCCGCTGACGCTGACGCTTGCGGTTCTGGTGGCATTCATCGTGGTGTTTTATCTGCTGTGCTGGACGCTCATCCAGCGCGGACGCGGCCTGCGCACCTAA
- the panC gene encoding pantoate--beta-alanine ligase: MLIIETPPTLRQTVKQWRQEHKRIALIPTMGNLHEGHMTLIDAGRARADKVVVSVFVNPMQFDRPEDLAAYPRTLQEDCEQLTRRGVDMVFAPATAVIYPDGLDSQTFVDVPRFANILEGESRPGHFRGVATIVSKLFNLVQPDVACFGEKDFQQLALIRQLVRDMSYDIDIIGVPTVRAADGLALSSRNGYLSAEERRLAPQLNEVLTRLVAQLGAGERHIDGLLAAAAEQLLQAGLTPDTLVIRDAETLLPLTVDSRRAVVLFTAWLGKARLIDNAQVDLIS; this comes from the coding sequence GTGCTGATTATCGAAACGCCGCCGACGCTGCGTCAGACGGTTAAACAGTGGCGTCAGGAACATAAACGTATCGCCCTCATTCCGACAATGGGCAATTTGCATGAAGGGCATATGACGCTGATTGACGCCGGGCGCGCCCGCGCGGATAAAGTCGTGGTGAGCGTTTTCGTCAATCCGATGCAGTTCGACCGCCCGGAAGATCTGGCGGCTTACCCGCGCACGCTGCAAGAAGACTGTGAACAGTTGACCCGGCGCGGCGTGGACATGGTATTCGCTCCGGCGACCGCGGTGATTTATCCTGACGGTTTGGACAGTCAGACCTTTGTCGATGTGCCGCGCTTCGCCAACATCCTGGAAGGCGAAAGCCGCCCGGGCCATTTCCGCGGCGTGGCCACGATTGTCAGCAAACTGTTCAATCTGGTGCAACCGGACGTGGCCTGCTTTGGCGAAAAGGACTTTCAGCAATTGGCGCTTATTCGTCAACTGGTGCGGGACATGAGCTATGATATCGACATTATCGGCGTACCGACGGTGCGCGCCGCCGATGGTCTGGCGCTCAGTTCGCGCAACGGTTATCTGAGCGCCGAAGAGCGCCGTCTGGCGCCGCAGCTCAACGAGGTGCTGACGCGGCTGGTGGCGCAGCTCGGCGCCGGGGAGCGCCATATCGACGGTCTGCTGGCGGCGGCGGCAGAGCAGCTGCTCCAGGCCGGTCTCACGCCGGATACGCTGGTTATCCGCGACGCCGAAACCCTGCTGCCATTGACGGTCGACAGCCGGCGGGCGGTGGTGTTATTCACCGCCTGGCTGGGTAAGGCTCGGCTAATCGATAATGCGCAAGTGGATCTCATTTCATAA
- a CDS encoding ABC transporter ATP-binding protein produces MTYALELEQLTKTYAGGVQALKGIDLNVEAGDFYALLGPNGAGKSTTIGIISALVNKTAGKVRVFGYDTDKDIVNAKRQLGLVPQEFNFNPFETVYQIVVHQAGYYGVERKQAAASAEKYLRQLDLWDKRDERARMLSGGMKRRLMIARALMHEPKLLILDEPTAGVDIELRRSMWGFLRDLNNSGTTIILTTHYLEEAEMLCRHIGIIQHGRLVENTSMRELLSKLKSETFILDLAAKSALPKLNGYRSQLLDTSTLEVEVMREQGLNSLFNQLSAQGVQVLSMRNKANRLEELFVTLVSDGKGRSQRT; encoded by the coding sequence ATGACATATGCATTGGAGTTGGAGCAGTTGACCAAGACCTACGCAGGAGGCGTACAGGCTCTAAAAGGGATCGATCTGAACGTGGAAGCCGGCGATTTCTATGCGCTGCTTGGCCCCAACGGGGCGGGAAAATCCACCACCATCGGTATTATCAGCGCTCTGGTGAACAAGACCGCCGGCAAAGTGCGGGTGTTTGGCTACGATACCGATAAGGACATCGTCAATGCGAAACGCCAGTTAGGGCTGGTACCGCAGGAGTTCAATTTCAATCCGTTTGAAACCGTCTATCAAATCGTGGTGCATCAGGCCGGCTACTACGGCGTGGAGCGCAAGCAGGCCGCGGCCAGCGCGGAGAAGTATCTGCGCCAGCTGGATTTGTGGGATAAGCGCGACGAGCGTGCCCGCATGCTCTCAGGCGGTATGAAGCGCCGTTTGATGATAGCCCGTGCGCTGATGCATGAGCCGAAGCTCCTTATTCTCGACGAACCCACCGCGGGGGTCGATATCGAGCTGCGGCGCTCCATGTGGGGTTTTCTGCGCGATCTGAACAACAGCGGCACCACGATTATCTTAACGACCCATTACCTGGAAGAGGCGGAAATGCTGTGTCGGCATATCGGCATCATCCAGCACGGCAGGCTGGTGGAAAATACCTCTATGCGGGAACTGCTGTCAAAGCTGAAATCCGAAACTTTCATCCTGGATTTAGCGGCAAAAAGCGCGCTGCCCAAGCTGAACGGTTATCGCAGCCAATTGCTCGACACCAGCACGCTGGAGGTGGAGGTAATGCGCGAACAGGGCCTTAACAGCCTGTTTAACCAGCTGAGCGCCCAAGGGGTGCAGGTGCTGAGTATGCGCAATAAAGCCAACCGCCTGGAGGAGCTGTTCGTCACCCTGGTCTCGGACGGCAAAGGAAGGAGTCAACGGACATGA
- a CDS encoding F-box protein, with protein sequence MDVNLTPAIANTASPQNRLSNTPPGLPEAINVGNTAVKLCLVTPSKKNINDLPPEMLEHIFKYIGNDKFNVRLTCHAFNDVVDEMLTEDELFKIAHGERLRESGFNAKLINQLIKQSEQGKNFVLKNCQTLHKAGFDMGKIFTLAQKETKIQSFVINNFKVLNKMGADMEYIYYLASQDPSTQTFMVDNGHALLKMGFSLFHALTLSQKSIEVHNFILTHFDRLHEAGLDRVNIEHLAGRSVAEQNFVLKHVKFLHDAGVSVNLILYLSTQEETVQNFIVKNVHYLYGEGFDTEFIFTFARLGERERAFLLAERSKALGRDFSKLNLNL encoded by the coding sequence ATGGATGTCAACTTAACGCCGGCTATTGCAAACACGGCAAGTCCGCAAAATAGATTATCCAATACACCACCTGGTCTCCCTGAAGCCATAAACGTCGGCAACACGGCTGTAAAACTATGCTTAGTGACGCCAAGCAAAAAAAATATAAATGATTTACCCCCTGAAATGCTCGAGCATATCTTTAAGTACATCGGCAACGACAAATTCAACGTGCGCTTAACCTGCCATGCCTTCAACGATGTAGTTGATGAAATGCTTACTGAAGATGAATTATTCAAAATCGCACATGGCGAACGCCTGCGTGAATCAGGATTTAATGCAAAATTAATTAATCAGCTTATCAAACAAAGCGAACAAGGCAAAAACTTTGTCCTTAAAAACTGTCAAACCCTGCATAAAGCAGGATTTGATATGGGTAAAATCTTCACTCTCGCTCAAAAAGAAACTAAAATTCAGTCATTTGTCATAAATAACTTTAAAGTCCTAAATAAGATGGGGGCTGACATGGAGTATATTTATTACCTTGCCAGCCAAGACCCAAGCACACAAACGTTTATGGTAGACAACGGACATGCGCTGCTTAAAATGGGATTCAGCCTGTTTCACGCGCTGACTTTGTCGCAAAAAAGCATTGAAGTACATAATTTCATTTTAACCCATTTTGATAGACTACATGAAGCGGGATTGGATCGGGTCAATATTGAACACCTTGCCGGACGTAGCGTAGCTGAGCAGAATTTTGTATTAAAACACGTTAAATTTCTGCATGACGCAGGCGTCAGCGTGAACCTTATCTTATATCTATCCACTCAAGAAGAAACAGTACAGAATTTCATAGTGAAAAACGTCCATTATCTCTATGGAGAGGGGTTCGACACGGAATTTATCTTTACTTTCGCTCGCCTCGGAGAGAGAGAACGGGCTTTTTTATTAGCGGAACGGAGTAAAGCGCTGGGTAGAGACTTTAGCAAGCTAAATCTTAACCTCTAA
- the hpt gene encoding hypoxanthine phosphoribosyltransferase has product MKHHVEVMISEQEIAKRIAELGQSISEHYRDSGSEMVLVGLLRGSFMFMADLCRAVTVSHEVDFMTASSYGSGMSSSRDVKILKDLDEDIRGKDILIVEDIIDSGNTLSRVREILALRQPKSLAICTLLDKPDRREVKVTVEWVGFTIPDEFVVGYGIDYAQRYRHLPYVGKVVTAVEPA; this is encoded by the coding sequence ATGAAACATCATGTGGAAGTCATGATCTCCGAACAAGAGATCGCCAAGCGCATCGCCGAACTGGGGCAGTCCATCAGTGAGCATTATCGCGATAGCGGCAGCGAAATGGTGCTGGTCGGTTTATTGCGGGGGTCGTTCATGTTTATGGCCGATCTCTGCCGCGCGGTCACCGTGTCGCATGAAGTGGATTTCATGACCGCTTCCAGCTACGGCAGCGGCATGAGCTCAAGCCGCGATGTGAAAATACTGAAAGATCTTGATGAGGATATCCGCGGCAAGGATATATTGATTGTCGAAGATATCATCGATTCCGGCAACACCCTGAGCCGGGTGCGCGAGATCCTCGCTTTGCGCCAGCCAAAATCCCTCGCCATTTGCACATTGCTGGATAAACCGGATCGCCGGGAAGTCAAGGTAACGGTGGAGTGGGTGGGCTTTACCATTCCCGATGAGTTCGTCGTCGGTTACGGTATCGATTATGCCCAGCGTTACCGCCATTTACCCTATGTCGGCAAAGTAGTGACGGCTGTAGAACCCGCCTAG
- the speE gene encoding polyamine aminopropyltransferase, whose product MSNQETWHETLHDHFGQYFTVDNVLYRETTGQQDLVIFENAALGRVMALDGVVQTTERDEFIYHEMMAHVPLVAHGNAKKVLIIGGGDGGMLREVSRHPGVEQITMVEIDAGVVTFCQKYLPSHNAGAFDDPRFTLVIADGVDFVSQSSEKFDVIISDCTDPIGPGESLFTSDFYQGCARCLNQDGIFVAQNGVCFLQQEEAVNSHRKLRHYFSDVSFYQAAVPTYYGGIMTFAWASQNPALRQLDTATLAARIDKTGLTCRYYNAAIHNGSFALPQYLLNALSACR is encoded by the coding sequence ATGTCCAACCAAGAAACCTGGCACGAAACGTTACACGATCATTTCGGCCAATATTTTACCGTGGATAACGTCCTGTACCGGGAAACCACCGGCCAGCAGGATTTGGTGATATTTGAAAACGCCGCATTGGGCCGGGTCATGGCGCTGGACGGCGTGGTACAGACCACCGAGCGCGATGAGTTTATCTATCATGAGATGATGGCCCATGTGCCGCTCGTCGCCCATGGCAACGCCAAAAAAGTGCTCATCATCGGCGGCGGCGACGGCGGAATGCTGCGTGAAGTCAGCCGTCATCCCGGCGTAGAGCAAATAACCATGGTTGAGATCGATGCCGGCGTGGTGACCTTCTGCCAAAAATATTTGCCAAGCCACAACGCGGGCGCGTTTGACGACCCGCGTTTTACGCTGGTGATCGCCGACGGTGTGGATTTTGTTTCCCAAAGCAGCGAGAAATTCGATGTCATCATTTCCGACTGCACCGACCCTATCGGGCCGGGAGAAAGCCTGTTTACCTCTGATTTCTATCAGGGCTGCGCGCGCTGTCTTAACCAAGACGGCATTTTCGTCGCGCAGAACGGCGTGTGTTTTTTACAGCAGGAGGAAGCGGTCAATAGCCACCGGAAACTTCGTCACTATTTTAGCGACGTCAGTTTTTATCAGGCGGCGGTGCCGACCTATTACGGCGGTATTATGACCTTCGCCTGGGCCAGTCAAAATCCGGCGCTACGCCAGCTCGACACCGCGACCCTGGCGGCGCGTATCGATAAGACCGGCCTGACCTGCCGCTACTATAATGCGGCGATCCATAACGGCAGCTTCGCCCTGCCGCAATATTTGCTGAATGCCTTATCAGCTTGCCGCTGA
- the panB gene encoding 3-methyl-2-oxobutanoate hydroxymethyltransferase, which produces MTTISHLRKWKQQQRKFASITAYDAAFARLFAAQGIKVMLVGDSLGMTMQGHDSTLPVTVEDMVYHTRCVRRGAPSCLLLADLPFMSYATPSEAYDNAAALMRAGANMVKLEGGAWLADTVSGLTARAVPVCGHLGLTPQSVNIFGGYKIQGRDPAGAEQLLADALALEQAGAQLLVLECVPVALAERVTQALGIPVIGIGAGAVTDGQILVMQDALGITGDSAPSFAKNFLAAGGDIAAAVRRYVQEVEAGHFPAAEHSFHS; this is translated from the coding sequence ATGACCACCATTTCTCATTTGCGCAAATGGAAGCAACAACAGCGCAAATTCGCCTCCATTACCGCCTACGACGCCGCCTTTGCCCGCCTGTTCGCTGCACAGGGGATCAAGGTGATGCTGGTGGGCGACTCCTTGGGCATGACGATGCAGGGCCACGACTCTACGCTGCCGGTTACCGTAGAGGATATGGTATACCATACCCGCTGCGTGCGGCGCGGCGCGCCCTCCTGCCTGCTGCTGGCCGATCTGCCGTTCATGAGCTACGCGACGCCGTCTGAGGCCTATGACAATGCGGCGGCGCTGATGCGCGCGGGCGCCAACATGGTGAAATTGGAGGGCGGCGCGTGGCTGGCCGATACCGTTAGCGGACTGACCGCGCGGGCGGTCCCCGTCTGCGGACACCTGGGCCTGACGCCGCAGTCGGTAAATATTTTCGGCGGCTATAAAATTCAGGGTCGCGATCCGGCCGGCGCCGAACAGCTGCTGGCCGATGCGCTGGCGCTGGAACAGGCCGGCGCCCAATTGCTGGTGCTGGAATGCGTGCCGGTGGCGCTGGCGGAGCGCGTCACCCAGGCGTTGGGCATCCCGGTTATCGGCATCGGCGCCGGCGCCGTTACCGACGGCCAGATTTTGGTCATGCAGGACGCGCTCGGCATCACCGGCGATAGCGCGCCCTCCTTCGCCAAAAATTTTCTCGCGGCGGGCGGCGATATTGCCGCCGCCGTGCGCCGCTATGTGCAAGAGGTTGAAGCCGGCCACTTTCCCGCCGCCGAACACAGCTTTCACTCATGA
- a CDS encoding YacC family pilotin-like protein, with product MKNTLLVMLLLGLLGISSAAQALTENEAEDMADLTAVFVYLKNNCGYADMPNEQIRRAILIFAQQNRWDLSNYAAYDMRALGEDSYRDLSGIPVPSAKKCESLATNSLGLLAYAK from the coding sequence ATGAAAAACACCTTATTGGTGATGCTATTGCTGGGCCTGCTGGGGATATCCAGTGCCGCGCAGGCGCTGACGGAGAACGAAGCGGAAGATATGGCCGACCTGACGGCGGTGTTCGTCTATCTCAAGAATAATTGCGGCTATGCGGATATGCCCAATGAGCAAATCCGCCGCGCCATCTTGATTTTCGCCCAGCAAAACCGCTGGGATTTGAGCAATTACGCCGCCTATGATATGCGCGCGCTGGGCGAAGACAGCTACCGTGACCTCAGCGGCATCCCCGTACCGTCGGCGAAAAAATGCGAATCGCTGGCGACTAACTCTCTCGGTTTACTCGCCTACGCCAAATAA
- the can gene encoding carbonate dehydratase yields MKDISTLISNNQDWSKLLHEEDPGFFEKLSLAQKPRFLWIGCSDSRVPAEKLTGLEPGELFVHRNVANLVIHTDLNCLSVVQYAVDVLEVEHIIICGHYGCGGIQAAIDNPELGLIDNWLLHIRDLWYKHSSLLGELHPEDRANILSEINVIEQVYNLGHSTIMRSAWKRGQKVTIHGWVYALHDGLLRDLEITATSRETLEQRYRQGMATLLQRYGS; encoded by the coding sequence ATGAAAGACATTTCAACCCTTATCAGTAACAACCAGGATTGGTCCAAGCTTCTGCATGAAGAGGATCCGGGCTTCTTTGAGAAGCTGTCGCTGGCGCAAAAGCCGCGCTTTTTGTGGATTGGCTGTTCCGACAGCCGCGTCCCGGCGGAAAAATTGACCGGACTGGAGCCAGGCGAGCTGTTTGTGCATCGCAATGTCGCCAACCTGGTGATCCATACCGATCTCAACTGCCTGTCGGTCGTGCAATATGCGGTCGACGTGCTGGAGGTCGAGCATATCATCATTTGCGGCCATTACGGCTGCGGCGGCATACAGGCGGCCATCGACAACCCCGAACTGGGGCTTATCGACAACTGGCTGCTGCATATCCGTGATTTGTGGTACAAGCATAGCTCACTGTTGGGCGAGCTTCATCCCGAGGACCGCGCCAACATCCTCAGCGAGATTAATGTGATTGAGCAGGTGTATAACCTGGGACACTCAACCATTATGCGCTCTGCCTGGAAACGGGGCCAGAAGGTGACTATCCACGGCTGGGTGTACGCCCTGCACGACGGCCTGCTGCGCGATCTGGAAATCACCGCCACCAGCCGCGAGACGCTGGAACAGCGTTATCGTCAGGGTATGGCCACCCTGCTGCAACGCTACGGCAGCTAA
- a CDS encoding GMC family oxidoreductase, with amino-acid sequence MSDFFAEKSYAAMTTDVGGNEVHGRFDFIVCGAGPSGSVVAARLAENPHVRVLLVEAGGGDDVPEVMDPAQWPLNLGSERDWAFVAQPNSHLNGRAIPLNMGKVLGGGSSINVCVWARGHQNDWENYAADAGDKGWGYESVLGIYRRIEDWQGAPDPLRRGVGGLVHVQSAGNPQPIARAMVDAARSLGMPAFDSPNGKMMEGRGGVAINDVIIKNGRRSSIFRSYVYPLMGRPYLTVLTRTLVSKLIYQGKSVVGVEVIEASATRRYWAEHEVILSLGAIHTPKVLMQSGIGPADELQRHGIPVVQHLPGVGQNHQDHVSFGCIFEYRTPQPIGHGGSEATLYWKSEAGLARPDMFHCQVEFPVPSAETAALGVPEHGWTMFAGLAHPKSRGLLLLSGPDVDDPIRIEANTLSHPDDLRMAFVNIALCRELGNSSVFHRLVKGESLPGNLSPQAMKAYVRNSAVTYWHQCCTAKMGRDAMSVVNSRLKVYGIDRLRLADASILPNVPSGNTTAPCVVIGERAADMIKADHRL; translated from the coding sequence ATGAGTGATTTTTTCGCTGAAAAATCCTATGCGGCCATGACGACGGACGTTGGCGGCAACGAGGTGCATGGACGATTCGACTTTATCGTGTGCGGCGCTGGACCTTCCGGTTCGGTCGTCGCGGCGCGCCTGGCGGAAAACCCGCACGTGCGCGTACTGCTCGTCGAAGCCGGGGGTGGCGACGACGTGCCTGAAGTGATGGATCCGGCCCAATGGCCCCTGAATCTGGGTTCGGAGCGCGACTGGGCCTTCGTCGCACAGCCCAATTCACATTTAAACGGTCGGGCCATTCCGCTTAACATGGGTAAGGTGCTCGGCGGTGGATCGAGCATCAATGTCTGCGTCTGGGCGCGCGGTCATCAAAACGATTGGGAAAACTACGCCGCCGACGCGGGGGATAAAGGCTGGGGCTATGAATCGGTCCTCGGCATTTATCGCCGTATCGAGGACTGGCAGGGTGCGCCCGATCCGCTGCGCCGCGGCGTGGGGGGACTGGTGCATGTACAATCCGCCGGCAACCCGCAGCCGATTGCCAGGGCAATGGTGGACGCCGCCCGCTCTCTGGGCATGCCGGCGTTCGACAGCCCCAACGGGAAAATGATGGAAGGGCGGGGCGGCGTAGCGATAAACGATGTGATCATTAAGAACGGGCGGCGCTCCTCCATCTTCCGTTCTTATGTGTATCCGCTCATGGGGCGGCCCTATCTGACGGTTTTAACGCGCACCCTGGTAAGCAAGCTTATCTACCAGGGCAAGAGCGTGGTCGGCGTGGAGGTAATAGAGGCGTCGGCGACGCGCCGCTACTGGGCAGAGCATGAAGTCATACTTTCACTGGGCGCCATCCATACGCCCAAAGTCTTGATGCAGTCCGGTATCGGTCCGGCGGACGAGTTGCAGCGCCACGGCATTCCGGTGGTGCAGCATTTACCGGGCGTGGGTCAGAACCACCAGGATCATGTCTCCTTTGGTTGTATCTTCGAGTATCGCACGCCGCAGCCGATCGGGCATGGCGGCTCTGAAGCCACTCTGTATTGGAAAAGCGAAGCCGGGCTGGCGCGTCCCGATATGTTCCATTGTCAGGTCGAGTTTCCCGTGCCGAGCGCGGAAACGGCGGCCCTGGGGGTGCCCGAGCATGGATGGACGATGTTCGCGGGCCTTGCCCATCCAAAGAGCCGCGGGTTACTGCTGCTTTCCGGCCCTGATGTGGACGATCCGATACGCATAGAGGCCAACACGCTATCGCATCCCGACGATCTCAGGATGGCGTTTGTCAACATCGCGCTTTGCCGGGAGCTGGGCAACTCTTCCGTCTTTCACCGCTTGGTCAAGGGCGAGTCACTACCGGGCAATCTCAGTCCCCAGGCGATGAAGGCCTATGTGCGTAATTCGGCGGTGACCTACTGGCACCAATGCTGCACGGCCAAAATGGGGCGGGACGCGATGTCGGTGGTAAACAGCCGCTTAAAGGTCTACGGCATTGATAGGCTTCGCCTCGCCGATGCGTCTATTTTGCCTAATGTCCCTAGCGGCAATACCACGGCGCCGTGCGTGGTGATAGGCGAAAGAGCGGCGGACATGATTAAAGCCGACCACCGTCTCTAG
- the panD gene encoding aspartate 1-decarboxylase: MQRTMLRGKLHRVHVTQADLHYEGSCAIDQDFLDAAGILEYEAIDIYNVDNGQRFSTYAIAAERGSRIISVNGAAARCACVGDLLIICAYVQMPDEEARRHAPKVAYFDEHNQLQRTAKALPVQMA; the protein is encoded by the coding sequence ATGCAACGCACGATGTTACGAGGCAAGCTGCACCGGGTGCATGTCACCCAGGCGGATCTCCATTACGAAGGCTCCTGCGCCATCGATCAGGACTTTCTGGATGCGGCGGGGATCTTGGAGTATGAAGCGATTGATATTTATAACGTCGATAACGGCCAACGTTTCTCCACCTATGCGATTGCCGCCGAACGCGGCTCGCGCATCATTTCGGTGAACGGCGCCGCTGCGCGCTGCGCCTGCGTCGGCGATCTGCTGATTATCTGCGCCTATGTGCAAATGCCGGATGAAGAGGCGCGTCGCCACGCCCCGAAGGTCGCCTATTTTGACGAGCACAATCAGCTACAGCGCACCGCCAAAGCGCTACCGGTGCAAATGGCCTGA